In Microbacterium sp. 1.5R, the following are encoded in one genomic region:
- the gatB gene encoding Asp-tRNA(Asn)/Glu-tRNA(Gln) amidotransferase subunit GatB, with the protein MATAKLMDFDKALELYEPVLGFEVHVELNTHTKMFSDAPNPANELYHAAEPNTLIAPVDLGLPGSLPVVNETAIRSSISLGLALGCSIAPSSRFARKNYFYPDLGKNYQISQYDEPIAFEGSVEVELEDGTIVQIPIERAHMEEDAGKLTHMGGATGRIQGAEYSLVDYNRAGVPLVEIVTKTIFGTEHRAPEVAKAYVATIRDIVRSLGISEARLERGNLRCDANVSLRPRGQEKLGTRTETKNVNSMRSVERAVRYEIQRQAQILADGGAITQETRHWHEDTGTTSPGRPKSDADDYRYFPEPDLLPVEPAAELIEALRAELPEQPVARRRRLMAEWGFTDLEFQDVRNGGLLEVVEATIAAGATPATARKWWTGEITRLANSQEKDVTELVSPENVAALQKLVDAGTLTDKLARQVLEGVIAGEGTPQEVVDGRGLAVVSDDGALIAAIDDALAAQPDVLAKIKDGKVQAAGAVIGAVMKAMKGQADAARVRELVLERAAQ; encoded by the coding sequence GCCACCGCCAAGCTCATGGACTTCGACAAGGCGCTCGAACTGTACGAGCCCGTGCTCGGGTTCGAGGTCCACGTCGAGCTCAACACGCACACCAAGATGTTCTCGGACGCGCCGAACCCGGCGAACGAGCTCTACCACGCCGCCGAGCCCAACACGCTGATCGCGCCGGTGGATCTGGGCCTGCCCGGATCGCTCCCGGTCGTGAACGAGACGGCGATCCGTTCGTCGATCAGTCTCGGTCTCGCTCTCGGATGCTCGATCGCACCGTCGAGCCGCTTCGCCCGGAAGAACTACTTCTACCCGGATCTCGGCAAGAACTACCAGATCTCCCAGTACGACGAGCCGATCGCGTTCGAGGGTTCCGTCGAGGTGGAGCTCGAGGACGGCACGATCGTGCAGATCCCCATCGAGCGCGCCCACATGGAGGAGGACGCCGGCAAGCTCACCCACATGGGTGGCGCGACCGGACGCATCCAGGGAGCCGAATACTCGCTCGTCGACTACAACCGCGCCGGTGTGCCGCTCGTCGAGATCGTGACGAAGACGATCTTCGGCACCGAGCACCGCGCCCCCGAGGTCGCCAAGGCATACGTCGCGACGATCCGTGACATCGTGCGCAGCCTCGGGATCTCCGAGGCGCGTCTGGAACGAGGCAACCTGCGCTGCGACGCGAACGTGTCGCTGCGTCCCCGCGGACAGGAGAAGCTGGGCACCCGCACCGAGACGAAGAACGTCAACTCGATGCGCTCGGTCGAGCGTGCCGTCCGGTACGAGATCCAGCGTCAGGCGCAGATCCTCGCCGATGGCGGGGCCATCACTCAGGAGACGCGACACTGGCACGAGGACACCGGGACGACCTCGCCCGGTCGTCCGAAGTCGGATGCGGACGACTATCGCTACTTCCCTGAGCCCGACCTCCTGCCGGTGGAGCCTGCAGCAGAGCTGATCGAAGCCCTGCGTGCCGAGCTCCCGGAACAGCCCGTCGCCCGTCGACGCCGTCTGATGGCCGAGTGGGGCTTCACGGACCTGGAGTTCCAGGACGTGCGCAATGGAGGGCTGCTGGAGGTCGTCGAAGCGACGATCGCCGCCGGCGCGACTCCGGCGACGGCCCGGAAGTGGTGGACGGGCGAGATCACGCGCCTCGCCAACTCACAGGAGAAGGACGTCACCGAGCTGGTCTCGCCGGAGAACGTCGCGGCCCTGCAGAAACTCGTCGACGCCGGAACGCTCACAGACAAGCTCGCGCGTCAGGTGCTCGAGGGCGTCATCGCGGGCGAGGGCACGCCTCAGGAGGTCGTCGACGGCCGCGGACTCGCGGTCGTCTCGGATGACGGTGCGCTGATCGCAGCGATCGACGACGCACTCGCAGCGCAGCCCGATGTGCTGGCCAAGATCAAGGACGGAAAGGTCCAGGCCGCCGGGGCCGTTATCGGCGCTGTGATGAAGGCGATGAAGGGCCAGGCGGACGCCGCCCGTGTCCGCGAACTCGTCCTCGAGCGCGCTGCGCAGTAA
- the dinB gene encoding DNA polymerase IV yields MGHGDGRGRIVSSADADDTGTSILHVDMDAFYAAVEVLDDPSLRGLPLIIGAPDGRSVVSSASYEARRYGVRAAMPVSQALRLCPSARIVPPHFHRYHAVSRQVMAIFESFTPLVEPLSVDEAFLDVRGVRRLWGSPARIAYLVRERVREEVGITCSVGVAATKHVAKMASTISKPDGMLVIAASETQDFLDPRPVRAMWGVGPKAAEALEGRGIRTVRDIRTSSRAILDRAVGPALSARLSELARGEDPRAVETERVEKSIGHEETFDTDIMDRSFLRAELLRLADRVAARLRKAEWETSTVAIKIRFDDFRTISRSQTLPEPTAVGQRIGEAAQTLFDQIERRDPVRLVGVRAEKLRPAGGGGFGLWDDDEDWRRVEGAVDDAVARFGSATISRARHIGRGDGRGAAQHPKAHGLD; encoded by the coding sequence ATGGGTCACGGTGACGGCAGAGGGCGCATCGTGTCGTCCGCGGATGCCGACGACACCGGCACGAGCATCCTGCACGTCGATATGGATGCGTTCTACGCGGCCGTCGAGGTGCTCGATGATCCGAGCCTGCGAGGACTGCCGTTGATCATCGGAGCGCCTGACGGTCGCTCGGTGGTGTCGAGCGCCTCGTACGAGGCTCGTCGCTACGGCGTTCGCGCAGCTATGCCGGTCTCTCAGGCTCTGCGCCTGTGTCCTTCTGCGCGCATCGTCCCTCCGCATTTCCATCGATACCACGCCGTCTCGCGACAGGTCATGGCGATCTTCGAGTCGTTCACGCCTCTCGTCGAGCCGCTCTCTGTCGACGAGGCGTTTCTCGATGTGCGGGGCGTCCGACGTCTGTGGGGGAGCCCTGCGAGAATCGCGTACCTCGTTCGCGAGCGAGTCAGAGAAGAGGTCGGGATCACCTGCAGCGTCGGCGTCGCTGCGACCAAGCATGTGGCGAAGATGGCCTCGACGATCTCGAAACCTGACGGGATGCTGGTCATCGCCGCATCGGAAACCCAGGACTTCCTCGATCCGCGCCCAGTGCGTGCGATGTGGGGTGTGGGCCCGAAAGCCGCCGAAGCGCTGGAGGGACGAGGAATTCGCACAGTGCGGGACATCCGCACCTCGTCGCGGGCGATTCTCGACCGTGCCGTCGGACCGGCTCTGAGCGCTCGGCTCTCGGAACTCGCCCGCGGGGAGGACCCCCGTGCAGTCGAGACCGAGCGGGTGGAGAAGAGCATCGGGCACGAGGAGACCTTCGACACGGACATCATGGACCGATCGTTCCTCAGGGCTGAGCTGCTGCGCCTCGCGGACCGCGTCGCGGCGCGTCTGCGGAAAGCAGAGTGGGAGACCTCGACCGTCGCCATCAAGATCAGGTTCGACGACTTCCGCACCATCAGCCGTTCACAGACGCTCCCGGAACCCACCGCGGTGGGGCAGCGCATCGGCGAAGCGGCTCAGACGCTCTTCGATCAGATCGAGCGACGCGATCCTGTGCGGCTCGTCGGGGTGCGCGCAGAGAAGCTGCGTCCCGCCGGCGGTGGCGGGTTCGGCCTGTGGGACGACGATGAGGACTGGCGACGCGTCGAGGGCGCGGTCGACGACGCCGTGGCACGGTTCGGGAGCGCCACGATCAGTCGAGCGCGCCACATAGGGCGCGGTGACGGCCGCGGTGCTGCCCAGCATCCCAAGGCCCATGGACTGGATTGA
- a CDS encoding DUF2017 family protein encodes MTDLTVRVRMARVEGAQLLHLVDDFRELVGANRDVEDPAIGRLIPDPYPEDEDSSRAFRDATRDDLLDRRALDADIVRTALAGMRGDLGDMPRDEAFAEHDLDIPLSDVDAWMRTLTALRLVIAERLGIQNDDDHDPDDPRYGVYDWLGYRLELTVEAADRLL; translated from the coding sequence TTGACCGACCTGACCGTACGGGTGCGGATGGCCCGCGTCGAGGGTGCGCAGCTGTTGCACCTGGTCGACGACTTCCGTGAACTCGTGGGAGCGAACCGCGACGTCGAGGATCCCGCGATCGGTCGCCTGATTCCAGACCCCTATCCCGAAGACGAAGACTCGTCGCGCGCGTTCCGTGACGCGACCCGAGACGATCTCTTGGATCGACGCGCTCTGGACGCGGACATCGTCCGTACCGCACTCGCCGGGATGCGCGGGGACCTCGGCGACATGCCCCGGGACGAAGCCTTCGCAGAGCACGATCTCGACATCCCCCTGTCTGATGTCGACGCGTGGATGCGCACGCTCACCGCCCTCCGACTCGTCATCGCCGAGCGTCTCGGGATCCAGAACGATGACGATCATGATCCCGACGACCCGAGGTACGGCGTCTACGACTGGCTCGGATATCGTCTCGAGCTGACTGTCGAAGCGGCGGACCGCCTCCTCTGA
- the clpS gene encoding ATP-dependent Clp protease adapter ClpS, protein MGMSPLATPDIDEQLDLSAAPLEPWEVVVWNDPVNLMSYVVRVFRTYFGYSLERATMLMRQVHHDGQAIVATGPRETMEVHAQAMHDCGLWATVRKASS, encoded by the coding sequence ATGGGCATGAGTCCCCTCGCTACACCTGACATCGACGAACAGCTCGATCTCTCGGCCGCCCCGCTCGAGCCCTGGGAGGTCGTCGTGTGGAACGACCCGGTGAATCTGATGAGCTACGTCGTGCGGGTCTTCCGCACCTACTTCGGATATTCGCTCGAGCGAGCCACGATGCTGATGCGACAGGTGCACCACGACGGTCAGGCCATCGTCGCTACCGGCCCGCGCGAGACGATGGAGGTGCACGCGCAGGCGATGCACGACTGCGGCCTCTGGGCGACCGTCCGAAAGGCTTCGAGTTGA
- a CDS encoding metallopeptidase family protein — protein sequence MEMDAADFEELVIDELDRLPDEMVDGLENVVFVVEDRPEDGSLDLLGLYDGLALTERTQYGSGELPDRIVVYRESHLAACDTDDELRDEIHTTLVHEIAHFYGIDDEQLHTLGWA from the coding sequence ATGGAGATGGATGCAGCGGACTTCGAAGAGCTCGTGATCGACGAGCTCGATCGCCTGCCCGACGAGATGGTCGACGGGCTGGAGAACGTGGTGTTCGTCGTCGAGGATCGTCCGGAGGATGGAAGCCTCGACCTGCTCGGACTATATGACGGCTTGGCCCTCACGGAGCGAACGCAATACGGCTCCGGGGAGCTCCCGGATCGGATCGTCGTCTATCGCGAGTCTCATCTGGCCGCCTGCGACACCGATGACGAGCTTCGCGACGAGATCCACACGACCCTCGTGCACGAGATCGCGCACTTCTACGGCATCGACGACGAGCAGCTCCACACGCTGGGATGGGCATGA
- a CDS encoding LysE family transporter codes for MSLAVWFSLLTACVVISFTPGAGAINTMSNALSQGWRRSIWGILGQQLALILHVVIVAAGLGLLVSQSEVLFNVIRYAGAAYLVFLGIRLILTRPRRAADEDGTAVDLHEGHWSMIRRGFWVNLLNPKAIVFFLAFIPQFIRLDEPQLPQYLTLIGTVIIVDIMVMWGFFATAAGPFRRLTRSSRGQRTLNSVFGVLFIAVAGLLVFLH; via the coding sequence GTGTCGCTCGCCGTGTGGTTCTCGCTTCTGACCGCCTGCGTGGTGATCAGCTTCACACCGGGCGCCGGTGCCATCAACACGATGTCGAACGCTCTGAGTCAGGGCTGGCGCCGATCGATCTGGGGCATCCTCGGGCAGCAGCTGGCTCTCATCCTCCATGTCGTGATCGTCGCCGCGGGCCTGGGGCTTCTCGTCTCGCAGTCCGAAGTCCTCTTCAATGTGATCAGGTATGCCGGCGCGGCGTACCTGGTCTTCCTCGGAATCCGACTGATCCTCACGAGGCCTCGACGTGCCGCCGATGAAGACGGGACGGCCGTCGACCTGCACGAGGGCCACTGGTCGATGATCAGACGCGGATTCTGGGTCAACCTGCTCAATCCCAAAGCGATCGTCTTCTTCCTCGCCTTCATCCCGCAGTTCATCCGACTGGACGAGCCCCAACTCCCCCAGTACCTCACTCTCATCGGCACCGTCATCATCGTCGACATCATGGTGATGTGGGGCTTCTTCGCCACAGCGGCCGGGCCGTTCCGCAGGCTCACGAGATCCTCGCGGGGGCAGCGGACGCTCAACAGTGTCTTCGGCGTCCTCTTCATCGCCGTCGCAGGCCTCCTCGTCTTCCTCCACTGA
- the orn gene encoding oligoribonuclease: MVSASENDRLVWIDCEMTGLDLSVDELVEIAVVITDFELRPVDPGFQIVIRPSDAALENMNDFVTKMHESSGLITEIPHGVSLAEAEEQTLAYIKRFVPLERKAPLAGNTIGTDRMFLAKYMSQVDQWLHYRNVDVSSIKELSRRWYPRVFFQAPAKDGGHRALADILESIRELRYYREAVFVDEPGPSSDDARDIATRTVSEFTPNM, translated from the coding sequence ATGGTATCTGCCTCAGAGAACGACCGCCTCGTCTGGATCGACTGTGAGATGACCGGTCTCGATCTCTCCGTCGACGAGCTCGTCGAGATCGCCGTCGTCATCACCGATTTCGAACTGCGTCCGGTCGATCCCGGCTTCCAGATCGTGATCCGCCCGAGCGACGCAGCACTCGAGAACATGAACGACTTCGTGACGAAGATGCACGAGTCGTCCGGGCTGATCACAGAGATCCCGCATGGCGTCTCGCTGGCCGAGGCCGAGGAGCAGACCCTCGCCTACATCAAGCGGTTCGTCCCCCTCGAACGCAAGGCTCCGCTCGCAGGCAACACCATCGGCACCGACCGCATGTTCCTGGCGAAGTACATGAGCCAGGTGGACCAGTGGCTGCACTACCGCAACGTCGACGTCTCCAGCATCAAGGAGTTGTCGCGGCGGTGGTACCCGCGAGTGTTCTTCCAGGCGCCGGCGAAGGACGGCGGACACCGCGCCCTCGCGGACATCCTCGAGTCGATCCGCGAGCTGCGGTACTACCGTGAGGCGGTCTTCGTCGACGAGCCCGGACCGTCGAGTGACGACGCTCGCGACATCGCCACTCGCACCGTGTCAGAGTTCACCCCGAACATGTAA
- a CDS encoding single-stranded DNA-binding protein — MYDTVTIVGNVATDPTQGRTTSGIPVTNFRLASTHRRFDESTRTWIDVVTNWYSVAAFRQLGEHAKASLRAGDSVIVTGRMKIRAWENNGKQGTSVDIDADAIGHDLRWGTTAYRRSSRSTVDAPPRGGAAPSDAVSDDAGSLRSSDEMKDIDTSWAANDAEPGGSGSDLVGSFPSGSGAF, encoded by the coding sequence ATGTACGACACAGTGACGATCGTGGGAAACGTTGCGACCGATCCCACCCAGGGGCGCACGACCAGCGGGATCCCTGTCACGAACTTCCGACTCGCCAGCACTCACAGGCGGTTCGACGAATCGACGCGGACCTGGATCGACGTGGTCACGAACTGGTATTCGGTCGCGGCGTTTCGCCAGTTGGGAGAGCATGCCAAGGCCTCGCTGCGGGCGGGCGACAGCGTGATCGTCACCGGGAGGATGAAGATCCGCGCCTGGGAGAACAACGGCAAGCAGGGGACCAGCGTCGACATCGACGCGGATGCGATCGGCCACGACCTCCGCTGGGGCACGACCGCGTACCGCCGTAGTTCCAGATCGACCGTCGACGCGCCTCCGCGAGGTGGCGCGGCGCCGTCGGATGCGGTCAGCGACGACGCGGGGAGCCTGCGCTCGAGCGATGAGATGAAGGACATCGACACGTCGTGGGCCGCGAACGACGCCGAGCCTGGGGGATCAGGCAGCGACCTCGTGGGTTCGTTCCCCTCAGGTTCCGGTGCGTTCTGA